The following is a genomic window from Gymnodinialimonas ceratoperidinii.
CCCGGGCGCAGCAGACGGCGCATGTCGCGCAGGCGCTGCTCGGGATCCGGCATCGCGTAGAGCGCGTGCACGCAGATCAAAAGGTCAGCCGTGCCCGAGGCGCCGATATCCTCCAGCGCGAAGGCCTCGTATTCGACGTTATCGAATTGCGCCAGTTTCGCGCGCGCAGCCGCGTTCATGCCGATGTCGGGTTCGACAAGGTGAATTTCGCTATCGGGGCAGGTGCGGGCCGCGACTTCGGTGTAATTGCCGGTGCCGCCGCCAATGTCGTAAATCAACCGGGGCGTCTCGATAGTCCCGAGGAATGCCTCGAAGTCCTGCAGAAGCTCCTGATACGCCGGATTATGCTCGGAGAGCAGATCGTACGCCGTGGCGTAGGCGCTCCAATCGGCTCGGA
Proteins encoded in this region:
- a CDS encoding class I SAM-dependent methyltransferase, with the protein product MNVQNPETSGRSIRADWSAYATAYDLLSEHNPAYQELLQDFEAFLGTIETPRLIYDIGGGTGNYTEVAARTCPDSEIHLVEPDIGMNAAARAKLAQFDNVEYEAFALEDIGASGTADLLICVHALYAMPDPEQRLRDMRRLLRPGGWLYLIDLGRDMDVADWRSYLFSSLKREHGLTGALRVFWQGREIAKQNKTILKAQQEGTYWTHTAEEIATAVTAAGFEIHRREAVYRDYSDLLVCRAKP